Sequence from the Clostridium saccharobutylicum DSM 13864 genome:
ATAAGCTTTAGTTGCATTAAAGCATTTGCTATATAAAATGCAAAAAAGCCTCTGCCTATTTGTCAAATCTTCATTAGCTGCAATATCCTTAGCTTCATCCTTAACTTCATTTTCTATAATGCTTGCAGTTTTATTTTGAATGAAAACTTCAGTTTCGCTTTGTATACTATTTTCAGTTGTAATTTGCATAATATTTTCAGTTGTGCTTCGTACTGGTTTCTCTACTTCATCATCCCAGCCATAACTTTTTCGCCATCTCTTTAATGTACTTTCAGATATATCTAAACTCTTTGATATCTCTATTAATTGCTTACCTCCTTTATATAATTGATATGCAATTGTTACTTTTTTATTTGGTGCCCTAGCCATATTTCATAGTCACCTCACCTACTTACCTTCACAATTCAAAAATTCCATACTTTCTTCATACAAGAAAGTGGCTGCACCACGCTCTCTCTTAATCATCTTCCCATATGACATCTCCATCTTAGCCATTGATATAACTGGCTTTCAAAATCCAAAAATTTTATACTTTCTTAGACATGAACAAAGGACTCTGCATAATTACAGAATCCTCTAATTGAAGGTGCATTTATTTAATTATTTTTGTAATATTATGTTAAAGGAATTACAACACTTCCACCTCTAACAAAAGTTACAGTAATGCTTGTACTATCTTTATTTCCAACATATATAATACATATTTTACTTTTAGAATTTGGTAAAACTTCTTCGTAACCATCTGAATAGTTTGGTAATGTTCTACTATAATGTTCCAAATTATAATTGTTATTATCTTTTACATTAAATCCGTCATACATTACTACACCTTTATATTTTTCATTATGAAAGTCTATATTCTCACATTCTAAAAATAGTTCAATTGCCAACTGATTATTTTCATCGACCTTTTTATCCCACTTATTAAACTCTTCGGTTTTTACAGCTTTTTCAATTGTAAATTTATAATTACCATTCGGAGTATTAACAGAAACTGGTTCTCCAAGTTTTATTTCTTTATTTTGTGTATTAGAACTAGACTCTGTATCTTTTTGTTTGTTTTGAGTAGATTGAGTTGATGTCGTTTCTTTATTTGCGTTTGACATTTTAAGTATAATATCATGTTGATATTTGATGTATAATCCTTCAGATAATATTATTGCTAGTATTAAAATTCTAGAAATTATAGTCAATATTTTCTTATAATTTTGAATTAATTCCTTTAATTTCAATAGTTTATTTTCTTTCATTTATAATCACTCCTCGATAATAATTATACTATCACTTGGATAATAACTCCAATAAATGAATTTAGATTACAAGAAAATCTGCTTTTCAGACTATGTGTTTCTACTACTTTCAAACGTTATCCTCAGATTTAACTACATTATAATTTTCTAAAGAACAAAACAAAGTGGCTGCACCACACCCACTCGTCATAATACATTCTCCCATTTTATACCGTTGAACACATTGATATGAGTAAGTTTCAAAATCGAAATTTTTTTATATTTTTCTAGATATAAAAAAGAACTTTAATAATCTTAAAGTTCCTAACTCATCACTTAAATTTTTGTTTTTAAGAAATTATAAAACCACTAACTAATTAGTAGTTCTTAATCACAATATATTCAAATATAGGGGCGTTCTGAAGAATTTAGATTCTTCAGAACATCATTTATTCAACGCAGGGTACGAAAATCATCTTTTGTTCCCACTTACTATTATAAACCTTATAATTATTCATTTCTTACACACTTTCTATAATTTTTCTACAATTTTCCTATACTTTTTCTAATTTGTATACTCTATCTTACTATATAAGGTGCATTAAAGATTCTATATTGCATACTCAGAACTTTGCTTTGTGGAAGATATAGATAAACAATTTAATAATTAGACTTGTAATTTCAATTGTAACATATTTCCATACTAGAAATAAGGGGAAAGTATGCCTAATTTGTGGCTCTGAAACTATATCAAGAAATGAATGAATAGATTTAATGGGGCTGCAACAAAATATATCAGTAACTATATTAAGTGGTTCAAATGGCTTCAAATATTTGATACAGATAAAGAGATAGTAAAGGCTAAGAACTTTATGATTCAAAGCAATGTAACACATTCACATATCAAAGTAAAAGATTTAAAGAATAGAGAGCCAATGTATATATAACATATGTTATATTTTGTAAATTATGTTATAATAAGCATTATGCAAAACTATAATCTAATGAACAATAGTAATTTATTATGAATTAAATGGATGGTAATTATAATGAAAGAAATACCAGAATTATGGGAACTGATAGCACTTTTTGAGATGGAGCCAGTGTATGTTTACGGAGAAGAAAAAGGAATACCATGGTTTTATAGCACAATTAATTTTAAACTCAAAAGGGGAAGTGAAACTTTAGACATCACCATTTCTCCTGCTAATGGCATTATTGATATTTGGTTACTTATAGGCGATAGAAAAATAATAGAAATTAATCTTGAAAATGTAGAAGGAATGAAGATAGAAAAAATTCATAATAAAGAAATTTTACATATTCTGTTTAGCAATGATGACGTTATGGAAAAGTTCTATATAGAAACAAAACCGCAAATCTATATGTATTGCAGTAAGGCACGATTCTAATAGTAAAACGTAATAATAAATTGTTGCGTCACAAGGATTATTTATATTAGCTGTATAATGGAGATGAATTTATGAAACTACATGAAATGGTAAAAGAACTTCAAAGTGTCATGAGCCTTGATTTTGATGAGAGAGCTATATTATTTGAAAAATATAGAGATATTCTTAACTCTGAAATATCTACAAACCCATCAAATATCGAAGCCTTCTGTCTTATGGCTATGATAACTTGTGAGTTGCGGGAGGATACTGAAAAATCGATTGAAATACTAGAGCAATGCTATTTGCAAAATCAATTAAATTTTTCAGATGAAGGTTTTGCTCTATGGGCTACTGATATGGCTTATTTTCTGCTTGAAGAATATGATGAGAGTAGTGAAGAAAGAGCGGTTCAGTTGCTCTCACAAGCTATTAATCGCAATTCAAATTATGCAAATACATATTATGCTTATGGTAAAGTCTGCTTTAGAAGAAAAGACTTTGAGAAAGCATCGAAACTATTTCATAAAGCATTTGAAATTTCTGCAAAGAAATCATATAAATATTGTGAGGCAGTTAGTTTATTGGCACATTCCAATCAAAATGAGGGAATTACATTATTAAAGTCAATATATTCGTACCCATTTGAGAATGAGAAAGTTGACGTGAACACTGCTCTGACACTTGGTCGAGAATTAGCAATTAGCGGTAGTTTAGATGAAGCAAAAAAGATAGCCGAAATATTATTGAAAACGGAATACAGGGAATTTGATATAGAAATAGATGAAATGTCTGATTTTATGTATATATTAGGGGACTATAAATCCTGTGTTGAATTATATGATAAATATCAATTTTTAGAAGAAGAGAGTTGGCTTAATAAGTATTTTTATGCTTTAAAACAAACTGGTCAGGAAAGTATTGCTGAAAAAAGGTTGCAAGAAATTACAGAAAAAATAGAGAAAGACATTAATAATGAGAAAATGAATCCTACCCATTGGGAAAATTATGAGGATTACGAATATTATATCTCTTCTGAAACTAAACGATTAAATGCTATAAGGGAAGGTTATAACAAAGTTTTTATTTATTCAGATGACATATTACCAGATGTTTACTATGATATGATATATGAATGTTATTATATTAATTGTCCAAGGCATTGTCTATAGTAGAATTATTATAAATTGAATTACTTCGCATTCTTCTTATATTAAGTATTATAGGTGGACAATCCCACCTATAATTTTTTTATGCTATATTTCAACATCATATAGATATCCAATTTAAGAATTAGACTTATAATTGAAATATGTTTCCATGCTAGAAATTCCATACATTTTTGTGAAACAGGCATTGAAATTAAACTGTTAAGGTTCTTAGTATAAGGTTGTACCATTTTTTGCTTGTCCCAATTTCATATTAGGAGCATGCGAAAATGGTATAACCTTGTACTTAGAACCTTTCAGTGAGAATTTCATGGCCCTGTGGAACAAAAATGTATGGAATTTCGGTTAACTACCACATAAGTATGATTTATAGTTTGGATATCTATAAAACATAGCCAATTTAATAAATATACTTTTCCATTTTTTTAGCTGCTTGTTTTTCTAATTGCTTAACTCTTTGATATGATAGTTTTAGTTTTTCTTGTACAACATAATATTTTCTATGTTCTATATGAACAATTTGCATTATATCTCTTTCTTCTTCTGTCAGTATAGTTATTGCATTCTCTATTCTCTTTAATTCTCTTTTTTTAATTATCTGCTCTCTGTATAATTGTTCTTTTTTTTCAATTAACTTTTCTGCCTGCTGTTCTACACTTGAAGTAATCTTATAAGTTTTTCCTGTTCTTTCTTCCATTCCTTGTCCACTTATTCCTAATATGTCTTCCTCTAATTCCTGAATTCTTATATCTATCTCATTAATATCTGCTAAAAGCTCTCTATATTTTCGTATTCTATTTAATGTATTACTCATAATGGAATCTCCTTTGAATTTATATCATCTGTATCTTTAGATTATTTAGGGCTATATTTCCTCGTAACTTATATTTATAATCCTATCAATAATCTTTTTAAACATTCATCCTTAATAATATCCTTTAAAAACATTCAACTTAATATAATTTACCAATTATTAATCTCTGCTCTAATCAAATTCATTTTGCTCTTCATAGATTCTATCTCTAATCTTAAATTTTCTATTGAACTTATACAATTATAATAAGCACTTTCTGCCACATCTCTTTGAAGTCTAAGCTCTGCAACTTCCTCATTTCCCTTAACTATCTCAATTATTAAAGTTGCTGGATATTTTTCTTCTTTAAGCTTTAATATTTCTTGCGTTTTTTTTATTCTATAAGACTTTTCTGTTTGTGCCTTCTTAAGTGCAAGTTTCTTAAGCTCCATATTTCCTTTATTTAATGCAGCTATACAGCTACTCAAATTTCCCATAATTCCTTCTGATTTCATAAAATATCCTCCTTCAAATTTAATTTTATAAGTAACAAAAGTATTCCTGATTTCGGTTATTTACCACACTCCCAAATAATTACCTCAATCTATAATTGTTCTCCACTCCTTCAATTTCAACCATGAAATTTTTGCACATTTCATATATCCTGCTTCCTATTGCTTCATCAACTCTTAGTAACCCTTCAACTGTAAATTCTGTAGATATTATAATTGGTAAATGATTAATGTATCTATAATTAATAAGCTCAAACATTATATTTATGTCTGTATCATTTACTTTGCCCTTGTATAAATCATCAAGCAATAAAATTTCGCAGGTTTGATATTTACTCAATGTTTTTTTGTAATATTCTTCATCAATCATATTTTGTTTAAGGCTTGTAATAATATCTC
This genomic interval carries:
- a CDS encoding tetratricopeptide repeat protein is translated as MKLHEMVKELQSVMSLDFDERAILFEKYRDILNSEISTNPSNIEAFCLMAMITCELREDTEKSIEILEQCYLQNQLNFSDEGFALWATDMAYFLLEEYDESSEERAVQLLSQAINRNSNYANTYYAYGKVCFRRKDFEKASKLFHKAFEISAKKSYKYCEAVSLLAHSNQNEGITLLKSIYSYPFENEKVDVNTALTLGRELAISGSLDEAKKIAEILLKTEYREFDIEIDEMSDFMYILGDYKSCVELYDKYQFLEEESWLNKYFYALKQTGQESIAEKRLQEITEKIEKDINNEKMNPTHWENYEDYEYYISSETKRLNAIREGYNKVFIYSDDILPDVYYDMIYECYYINCPRHCL